The segment CCATTGATTGCTGCAGGGATTGTTTCGCTGTTAGTGACCGCGAAGTAGCCTTTGGGCGCATTCCGAAACGCTAAAAAGAGGGCATACTTTCAGAGTCAGTTGGCTATAATAGCCGACACTCAACATACGACCATTGAAGGAATACCCGATGAGTTTGAACCAGGTGCCAGCAGGTAAAGACCTGCCAGAAGATATCTACGTTGTCATTGAGATCCCAGCGAATGCTGATCCGATCAAATATGAAGTTGATAAAGAGTCTGGCGCCCTGTTTGTAGACCGTTTCATGTCTACCGCGATGTTCTATCCGTGCAACTACGGCTACATCAACAACACCCTCTCTCTGGATGGTGACCCGGTTGACGTACTGGTTCCAACCCCGTATCCACTGGTTCCAGGCTCAGTGATCCGCTGCCGTCCGGTTGGCGTGCTGAAAATGACCGACGAGTCTGGCGAAGATGCCAAACTGGTTGCCGTTCCGCACACCAAGCTCTCTAAAGAGTACGATCACATCAAAGATGTGAACGACCTGCCAGAACTGCTGCGCGCCCAGATCACCCATTTCTTTGAGCACTACAAAGATCTGGAAAAAGGCAAATGGGTGAAAGTGGATGGCTGGGACAACGCCGAAGCGGCTAAAGCCGAAATCATCTCCTCTTACGAGCGCGCTCAGAAGAAATAATTCTGCTGCCGGTCTGTAAGTCGAAAAAAACACCGTCCATCTGGACGGTGTTTTTGTTCAGGCCC is part of the Pantoea sp. Ep11b genome and harbors:
- the ppa gene encoding inorganic diphosphatase — its product is MSLNQVPAGKDLPEDIYVVIEIPANADPIKYEVDKESGALFVDRFMSTAMFYPCNYGYINNTLSLDGDPVDVLVPTPYPLVPGSVIRCRPVGVLKMTDESGEDAKLVAVPHTKLSKEYDHIKDVNDLPELLRAQITHFFEHYKDLEKGKWVKVDGWDNAEAAKAEIISSYERAQKK